TGGTCTTCAGTCAGCGTCTCATTCGCAGCGGACCATGCAGCCTTCGCATTTTGAAACAGTCTCTTCCATCCTTTATCTGAAAAAACAAAGATTCAACAATATTCAATTGAACTGCCCCAGAACTCAATGTATTTAGGGGGAATTACAGCATAATTAATGACAATTTATTTACTGCATTTTTCAGCTTACTTTGTTTGATGTCACATTGATTTCCAAATGCAAGAGAAAGCTATAAATGAGGGCACATTATGTGTTTACTCTCACAGTAGTCACCAAGAAGAATAAGAGCACATCTGGGGTTTACAGCGAGCGCCAAACATGTGCGGTGCGTAAAAGTGCGTTTTACGCACACCATAATGGACTTACACGAAAATTCTCACGATTGAAAGAGAAACAGATGATATATGAGACCAGCTATGCCCAATACGCACGATCAACCCAAAAGAAACCTGTCTGTGTTCACTTGATTATGTATTTAGTATTTGAGATTAATTGGATTTTAAGCCGTCCGAGTAAAACAGGCATTTACCCCTTTTCTCTGGTTGCTCAAGCAGAAGGTGCAGATGGTCCGCGGCTGCAGCGCGCCGCTCTCTCCTTGCGCACGAACCGCGCCGAGGCACGGCTTGCCATCAGCGCCGCTGTCTCCGAGAAGAAGCACATTGGCCAGATGGGAAATGTAGCTGGATGCTAGTCGAAGAGTTTCAATCTTGGAGAGCTTCCTGTCCATCGGCTCGGTGGGTATGAGAGTCCGAAGAGCTGTGAACGCGCCGTTGACACTCTCGGTCCTGCCTCTCTCCCTGGCGTTAGCGGCGCTCCTCTGTTTGACAACCACCGGGGGCTCGCCATCCAGTTTGCGCGAAATCCGTCTCCGTTTTTCAGAGGAGTCACAGTAACTTTGCTCCGAGCTGCCGTCGCTTTCGCTGCGGTTTTCATCATCCTCAGACGTGACAGTGAAGTCGGAGTAGATCAAGTGTGTCACCACAGGCCGCAGCATGGCGAAAGTCATCTTGAAAAGTTACGCGTCCCGGTCCGTCTCCAAGTCTTCTGTGAGATCAGACCGAAGACAAAAGCAGGGACCAATCCGGCATCTCACTGGCACACCGGCGGCATGAACCAGCTGCGGGAAAAAGGACGTTGGTGATAAAGCTGACCGACTTTCCACTCGTCAGTTTGGACTGGACTTCTTCAGGGACGCTGAGCACCTGGTCAGCTGGGCTCTTATATCTGGGTGGGAGGAGCTGCCATCATCAGTGTTACAGTGACCTCTCATGTGAAAACACTCAAATAATCAGTCGTTATGAATATGCCAACGTCTtatacatcacacatgaagaataAGTGTGGATGCATATTACAGTGATATACATAAAAGACAAAGTAattcagacataaacacactgtgGGCAGCAGAAATATCAAAGAAACATGAGCACATGTGTGCAATTTTGTTGTTATTACAACACTTTCAAAGTCGTTATGGATTATGAATCAAttcaacaataaaataaataacttctGCAAGACACAAGGTATCAGTATTATACTTATACTTGTATTCAGTGGTGCAAGATACAAGAGTAAAACAAACTCCATTGCAAGTAAAAGTTCTACATTCAAAATCGTACAACTGTTAACagtcaaatatataaaaaagtaaaagaaacaaaatgttgaATACACACTTAAGTATTACAGTACtgaatattatataattattgcTTTGTGTGAGCAGAATTGAAGTGTTGTTGATAAGAGTGGATAACATTTTGAacttttatataatgctgaatAGTTAGTCCACTTGATCAAATGCTTTCCATGTATACATTTGTTATCAACAAAGTAACGTATAACTATAGCTTTCAAATACAAGGATTGAAACAAAGACAAGGAAGATGTGCATAGAAATGTAGTTAAGTGATAAGTACCACACAATTGTATGCAAGTAAAATATATAAGTATACATGTAGGGAGTAACTAAACTTGCACAATTCAAAAGGTAATGCAATGGAGTCTTTTAATTGCATTTAACTTACAGTTTACTATATTGTGTTAGCCTGACATGTTTATGGTGCGGCCACCCACTGTTTCTTTTAGCTGGTAAACCACAAGAACAAAACAAACTTTATATTGTCACACAACTTCAGCTTGCTCGACACCTACCGATAATTGTGCAGGTGTTTGGAGAACTGaatgtaaattaattaaatttgacTCGACAATTTCCAATGGAAATTTGTCAAGTCAAATTTAGGAGGTTCTGCAATTTGAATATATTCCTCATGAAGCCTGGCTTAATTATTGGACCTTGAATCATCAAAGGACAGCAACAAGCAGCCGCAAATTTGATGGAGGACATAATCCTACTCTTAAATCCCCATATTAAAAGGTCTACCCTTTGCAGCAAATCTTAGGCAGCGGGAGAAGGTTGAGTGTGAGTAAATAAACAGATGATCCTGGAATGGCGAGCTTGCTGGcctgagtttaaaaaaacaaaacagtggcAAATGGACGATTTAGTCCTGACAGACACATTCAACCACGTCACAACAAGACATCAGAGGCCAAAGCTGTCTGCTGAAGGACTTCTGAGGTCCTACAAAGGACACGAGTCAAAAGAATCCTCAGTGGCGAAGGCTGCATGTGTGAATATTTCAATGAGCAAAAACAAGGATGAGATTTTATTTCATACACAAACTGTTCATGCCGTTATTAAACAAAATGATGCTGCAAACGTCTCGGAGactccctgctgctgctgtgtggttTATTACACCCAGAGTCCATTTAGGGTGTGTCTTTGTGGAGCGTGTGAACCaggttgtgtgagtgtgttgactTGGAAGTTGGAACTAAAGACAGAGAAGTTGAAgctttctttgaagaactctcttGTTTCATGGAACTGTGAAATGCTCTTTTGCTCGTCAGGAAGAAGTAGATTAATTTACTCGCGCTAATGAAGCGACAGCATGTTGGGTTTACCACCCACTGAGTGCTGTGTTGTCGTGCTCCACAGAGCTCtgacagcagcagctctgtCTGAGGAAAGATTTCTATCTCTGCACAATTGCATGTTTTGCCCTTTATTAGATGTCAATGTCCATAACTTTAGTAGATGGATTGTCGTGAAATGTGTTACGTTCATGTTCCCCAGATGATGGTTTCTAATGACTTTCATGATACTCAGATTTCTTTGTGACATTTCCCCACAACTATTGGTTGACATTGCATTTTTCACACATGCTCATGTCGCTTTaggatgaaaataaataactttggGGATCCCTTGACTTTTAATCTTTTGCCACCATCGGGCCAAAGTTTATATTTGTCCAATACgaaaataacaatattttaaggagggtggaggatgagtTAAGGAGTCTCAGCTAGATGAAAGAAGTTGTTTTGAAGTCTGGTGGCACGACAGATAATActtcaaaaagaaaagttgGCATTTTGCAGAACATCTTTCTTTAAAGGGTTGTATTAGAACATTATTTGTAGTATAATACTGTCATATAAGCAtgtcatttgtttttaatgaaaactATTGtcaagatttattttatatcccTCTGAAATATAATGACCTAGATTAGAAGAAACATAACATggagaaaaaaagtaaagtacAGGTATGTCCAAATTTCACTCAGTACTTGAATAAATATACAGAATCCACCACTTGTGTTCAATTAGCAAATGCAGAAACTACTTTAAAAAAGAGAATGATGGCATAATAATAACCTCTGTTTCAACATGTGAAGCTGAGGTAGCTACAGTTTCCTGAACACATTAAACATTTGCATTTAAGTGCACATCCGTTTAGAGTGCGCCTGTTTAATTCAGCCTCTCATCGACTTGTATTCAGCACCGCTGAGGGGCGGAGGACGAGCCACTGTTTACCAATGAGTGTTTGTTGAGTCACAGATACTGGAAAAGTGTGAATAAGAACAACACAGCTGCAGAGACTTTCTATTCTCCAGGTTTCCACTGCTGCTGACACATTTGCTTACATCTCAAGATATATTCTTCATGTTTCAACAAccccaataaaaaaataaaacaagtactGCCTGTGTTGATATAGTTTATTCCTTTTGAGCTACACACACTATTACACACATAGCAGTGAGTAACAATCTTGCATTGTGCGACATGCAAATAGACCCCTAAGAATACACTATTTACTTCTATCCGAGTAACATTTGCCAGAAATTACAGTAAATGTTTTCGGGAATGATTGAAAAGATAAAATCAGGACCGTTTTTGTCCCAATGTATGTCTTCAGTGTAAACAAACGGGCTTGAGGCTGAGAGCAACAGACAGGCTGGGAGAGTATTGACAGATGTGACTAACTCACTGTTGGTTTTGGTCTTCTCA
The genomic region above belongs to Pseudoliparis swirei isolate HS2019 ecotype Mariana Trench chromosome 9, NWPU_hadal_v1, whole genome shotgun sequence and contains:
- the tcf15 gene encoding transcription factor 15, whose product is MTFAMLRPVVTHLIYSDFTVTSEDDENRSESDGSSEQSYCDSSEKRRRISRKLDGEPPVVVKQRSAANARERGRTESVNGAFTALRTLIPTEPMDRKLSKIETLRLASSYISHLANVLLLGDSGADGKPCLGAVRAQGESGALQPRTICTFCLSNQRKGIKDGRDCFKMRRLHGPLRMRR